The following is a genomic window from Polaribacter atrinae.
CTCATATTCTTGAAGTCTGCAAGTACTTCTGTTTTAGCTATTAAAAAATAATCGAGTGCTTAAAAATTACAGTGACCAACTTTCTAAATTAAATGTAAACATTCCTATAAACTTAGTGTTATCTGGAGGAGGCATAAAATGTGCTGCACATTTGGCTTTGATTGAAAAAATAGAAGAGTTGGGTTTACAAATAAATGCTATTTCTGGAAGTAGTGGAGGCGCTTTGGTGGCCTCTTTATATGCTTCTGGTATTTCTACGCAAGAAATTTTAGAGATCTTTAAAAGAACGAGTCTTTTTAAATTTTCATTTTTTAGCATTACAAAAGCAGGTCTTTTTGATACTTTCTTATTCAAAACGATTATAGAAAATAAAATAAAAGATAAATTTAGCGACTTAGAGATTCCTATTTATATTACTGCCTCTAACATGCAAAATGGCAAAGTACGTTATTTTAGTAAAGGTAAATTATTAAAACCATTGTTGGCTTCTTGTGCTATTCCTGGTATTTTTACTCCGATTATCATCAATAAAACGTTGTATTCCGATGGCGGAATTTTAGATAATTTTCCAATTAAACCCTTTCTAAAATCAGGATTACCCATTGTAGGCAGTTATGTTGCGGAGCCTGCCACTAAAACTCCTTTACAATTAAATTCTACTTTTAAGGTAATTGCACATGCAACCTATTTAAAAGCACATGCTGCAGAAAGTTTTAAGTTTGCAGCCACAAAAATGACGGTTAGTTTTCCGTTGTCTGAGTATTCTGGATTGGATAATAAAGATTCAGAGAAAATCTATACTATTTGTAAATTGTATTTGGATGGGGTTTAATTTATTCTCTTTTACTTAGTAGCAATCTCAACCTCGACATATTATAATTTTAGTAGCAATTCAAAAGATATGGAGCGGCAAGTGTCCAAAGAGCTTTTGCGGTCTGGACATGTTAGTGTAGTATCTTGTAGAATTCAATAAAATTATCAGAAGTCTAGATTTTTGGTTCTTTTCATCAATGGAAAAGAATAATGAAAATAGTTTTTAAAGGAGTTTTTTAAGTTTAGCTTTAAGATTATTGCATGCAAAGTAATCTTTAGTTTACTCAGTAGCAATCTGAACCCCGACATATTATAATTTTAGTAGCAATTCAAAAGATATGGAGCGGCAAGTGTCCAAAGTGCTTTTGCGGTCAGAACATGGTAGTGTAGTATCTTGTAGAATTCAATAAAATTATCAGAAGTCTAGATTTTTGGTTCTTTTCATCAATGGAAAAGAACAATGAATATAATTTTTAAAGGAGTTGTTAGCGTCTTACCTTTTAGTTCTTCTAACTGAATTCCCGCTACTTACCGTCAATTTAATTAATACTTAAAGAAGACCTTTTAGTATAAAAAGTTATTTTCATAGAACAAACCATAAAATTCCCATCCATAAAAAAACGGCTTTCGTATAGTCAATTCCACCAAACGTCTATTCCGTTCTTATAAGATGGTATATAGTTTCATCTTTGAAGTGTTAATTTAAAACACTGATAAAATGAAATTATATATACTCGTAGCAAGCTTACTATTTGTGCAGTTTTCTTTTGCACAAGAAGTATCTACAAATTCGGCAACAAAAGTATGGTCTTTACAAGATTGTATTGATTATGCTTTAGAAAACAACATTACAGTAAAAGACGCTGTACTAAATAAAAACATTGCAGAGATAGATTATAACCAAGCAAAATCTTCTCGATTACCAAATTTATTTGGAAATGCATCGCAAAGTTTTTCTAACGGAAATACTATTGACCCAATTACAAGTAGTTATGTAACAGATCAAATACATAGTACAAATGTAGGTATCAATACTTCTATGACGTTGTTTCAAGGAAATCAAATAACCAATCAAATAGCACAAAATAAGATTTTATTTAACCAAAGTGTATTTGAAGCAGAAGTAGCAGAAAACAATATTGTATTAAATATTTTAGAAACGTATTTACAAACATTGTATAGCAAAGAGAGTATTGTTACTGCAGAAAATAACTTGTTGGCTTCAGAAACAGAAGTGTTAAGAGCAAAGTCACGTTTAGATGCCGGAAACATTGCGTTAAGCGATTATACCGAAGCTCAAAGTCAGGCTGCTACAAATAAATACAATGTTATTGCTGCTAAAAACAACTATCAACAATACATTATTGCTTTAAAACAATTACTAGAATTATCACCAATTCAAGATATAGAAATTGAAACTATTGATGAAAACATGGATTTGGTAAATATAGAATTAAACAAAGCAGATGTGTATGAAAAAGCATTGGGGATTTTACCAGAAATACAATCTAGCAATCTAACTATTGAAGCGAATAAAAAACAATTAGACATTGCAAAAGGAGGGTTTTTACCAACACTGGCCTTATCAGGAAGTTTAGGTTCTGGATATACAAGTATCAACGATAATAATTTTTCAGATCAGTTTGATGTCAATTTCAATCAGAAATTAGGGTTGTCATTAACGATTCCGATTTTTAATAGAAATCAAACTAAAAGTGCGGTACAAACGGCAACCATCAACATAGAAAAAGCAGAAATACAAAAGTTATCTACAGAAAAAGAAGTGTACAGAAAAGTAGAAACAGCATATCAAAATGCATTGTCTGCGCAAGAGCAAGTAATTGCCGCAGAAGCTTCTAAAGTAGCAGCTGAACAATCTTATAAACTATCACAAAAAAAATACGAATTAGGTGCTTTAAGTACTTCAGATTTAGTGATTAGTCAAAACACCTTTACCAATGCACAACAAAACTATTTACAATCTAAATACTTAAATATTTTATACCATCAATTATTACAATTTTACCAAGGAAACGATATCAAACTTTAAAACAAGAACTCATGAAAAAAAATAAAAACATAATCATCATAAGCATTGCAGTTATTGTACTTGCTATTGTAGGATACTCTTTTATAAATAGCGATGATGCTATAGTAATAGAAGCAAAAACAGTGCTAGCAAAAAAAGAAAATGTAACTACTATGGTTACTGCAACCGGAACTATAGAACCAATTACGCAAGTAGAAGTAGGGACACAAGTCTCTGGAGTTGTAGAGAAAATATATGTAGATTATAACAGTGTTGTTAAAGAAGGTCAGTTAATTGCAGAGTTGGATAAAACCAATTTGAATGCATCTAAAACACAAGCTCAAGCAGCGTATGACAATGCCGTAAGTCAAAGAAATTACATGAAGACGATTTTTGATAGACAAGAAAGTCTATACAATAATCAGGTAATTAGTAAAGCAGATTTTGATGATGCACAATACAATTATCAAACGGCAAAAGGGACAGTAACACAACGTTATTCAGATTTGCAACAAGCCAGAACTAATTTAGGATATGCTAATATTTATTCGCCTATAGACGGAGTTGTGCTATCTAGAGCTATTGATGAAGGACAAACGGTTGCAGCAAGTTTAAGTACGCCAACACTATTTACCATTGCACAAGATTTAAAAGAAATGCAAGTAGAAGCAGATGTAGATGAAGCAGATATTGGACAGGTTAAAAATGGACAAAGAGTAGAATTTACTGTAGATGCTTACATTGGAGAAACTTTTAAAGGTGTTGTAACGCAAGTAAGATTAGATCCAACAGTTACTTCTAATGTGGTAACGTATACGGTTGTAATTAAAGCTGATAACCCAGACTTAAAACTAAAACCAGGCCTAACAGCAACCATTTCTATTTTTACTTTAGAATTAAATAATGTGTTAACTGCAGAAGCGAAAGCGATTAACTTTAAACCTGAAGCAGCCATTTTATCGACTTATAATGCACAACATCAATTAGCAGAAAACAATAGCAATATATCTACTGATGATACAACGCTTTGGGTATTAGAAAATAACGGAGCTATTACTTCTAAAACAGTAACACTTGGCGCAAGTGATGGAGTAAATGTACAATTATTAAGTGGAGTATCTGAAGGAGATAAATTAGTTTATAACTTAAAAGAGATCAGTAAATCTGAAGTTAAAAAAGGAGGAACTAGCGAAAGTCCATTTATGCCACAACGTCCCGGAGGGAAGAAAAAATAAAGAGCCATGAGTAAAGAAATCATTAAAATAGAAGATTTAAAACGACAGTTTACCATGGGTACCGAAACGGTGCATGCACTTAGAGGTATTTCATTTGATATAAAAGAAGGCGAGTTTGTTACTATTATGGGATCTAGTGGTTCTGGTAAAAGTACCATGTTAAATATCTTAGGATGTTTAGATCAACCCACTTCTGGTATTTATGAGATTGATGGGGTAAAAGTGAAAGACTTAAGTAGAAATGAATTGGCAACGATAAGAAATGAAAAAATAGGATTCATTTTTCAATCCTACAATTTATTGGCAAGAACATCTGCCATAGAAAACGTAGAGTTACCTTTATTATACAACAGTAACGTTTCTACAGAAGAACGAAGAGAGCGTGCTATAAAAGCCTTAAAAATGGTTGGTTTAGGAGAGCGAATGGATCATACACCATCTCAACTTTCTGGAGGACAACAACAGCGTGTGGCTATTGCAAGATCTTTGGTAAATAACCCTGTAATGATTCTTGCTGATGAAGCTACAGGGAACTTAGATACTAGAACGTCTTACGAAATTATGTCCTTATTTCAAGAGTTAAATAAACAAGGTATTACGATTACTTTTGTAACACATGAGCCAGATATAGCAACGTTTAGTAACAGAACCATTGTATTAAAAGATGGGCATGTTATTAAAGATTATCAAAATGATAATATTCAATCTGCAGCAAACGAATTAGCAAAATTACCTAAACAAGACGATTAGTTATGAGACTATTAAATTTATTTAAAATCGCAACAAAAGCCATCATTCTTAATAAAACAAGAACGTTATTAACCATGCTGGGGATTATTATAGGTGTAGCATCTGTTATTACTATGTTGGCCATTGGAGAAGGATCTAAAGAAAGTATTAGAACAACCATTTCTGCCATGGGATCTAATATGATTACTATAAAAGCCGGAGCAGATACACGTGGTGGTGTTAGACAAGCAGCAAGTGTTATGGAATCGCTTACTTTGAGTGATTATGAGGCGATTAAAAATCAATCGACCTTGCTAAGTTATAGTACTCCAATGGTGAATGGCGGCGGACAAGTCATTAACGGATCTAACAACTGGCCAAGTACCATTTATGGTGTAAATCCAGATTATTTAAAGATTAAAGTCGTCGATTTACAAAGCGGAAGTATGTTTACAGATACAGAAGTTAAAACGGCATCTAAAGTTGCTATAATAGGTCAAACTGTGGTAGAAAATGTTTTTCCTGATGGTAAAGAACCAGTGGGGCAAATGATTCGTTTTAATAACATTCCGTTTAAAGTGATTGGTGTTTTAGAAGAAAAAGGAGAAAACACCTTTGGGCAAGACCAAGATGATGTAGTAATTGCACCTTATACAACGGTTCAAAAACGTATTTTGGCTATAGATCACTTAAATCAAATTATGGCTTCTTCCATTAGCGAAGAAGACGCACCGAGTGCCGTGATAGAAGTTTCTGAAATTTTACGTACGCAACACAAACTAACCGCTACAGAAGATGATGATTTTAGTGTGCGTTCTATGGAAGAATTGATTTCTACATTTAGTTCTACAAGTGAAATGTTAACCTTACTTTTAGTAGCCGTGGCGAGTATTTCTTTGTTGATTGGAGGTATCGGAATTATGAATATTATGTATGTTTCTGTAAAAGAACGTACCAAAGAGATTGGTTTAAGAATGGCAGTAGGAGCAAAGGGAGCAGATATTTTAATGCAGTTTTTAATTGAAGCAATTCTAATAAGTATTACTGGTGGCGTTTTAGGAGTTTTACTAGGCTTAGCATCTACCGTGTTTATAGAAAAATTCTTAAACTGGCCTACAAGTGTTGCTTTATATTCTATTATAATTTCTTTTGCAGTATGTGCTGTAACAGGTATTTTCTTCGGATGGTATCCTGCAAGAAAAGCATCGGCATTAGACCCAATTACGGCCTTACGTTATGAATAATATCAATAGGTTTAACATCCTAAAATATTTAGAAATATAGAAATTGAAATTAAAGTAGGTATTTCAGTAAATTTTAAAAGACTAATTGTTTAGAATACGTATAGGTTATTCTAAACAATTGGTCTTTTTTTTTATGCTTGATGTTTAGGTTCAAATACAAATTGAGCTATTAAAATACTAACCGTTATTAAAAGGCCTAATATAGAAACGCCTTGCCAACCATGGTTTTCCCAGGCATAAGCTCCTAAAAAAGTACCAAAAGCACCACCTATAAAAAAACCGACCATATAAACCGTATTCACTCGATTTCTAGCTTCTGGATTTTTAGAAAAAATAGTTACCTGGTTTGTAATATGTAAAATTTGTAAACCCAAATCTACAATAATTACACCCACTGCTAACCCGATTAGAGAGTATCCAGAAAATAAGAAAATCAACCAAGAAACCATCAATAATATGGTAGAGAAGATAATCATACTTTTTCTATCATATTTATCATTCATTTTTCCTACAACAGTTGCTCCAAGGGCTCCAACAATACCAAAAACACCAAAAGCACCAGCAATATCACTATCATATCCAAAATGATCTTCCATCAAAAAAACAAAGGTGGTCCAAAAAACACTCAATCCTGCAAAACCAAGTGCACCACGCAATGCCGCTAATCGTAACGAAGGTTCTGTTTTAAAGTAATGTCCTATAGATTTTAATAAACTGCCATAACTCCCTTTGTAATTAGGTTTAATTTTTGGTAATTTATACTGAAGTAAAATAAACAACAATACCATAAGTACAGTTGCAGCAGAAAACATAAATCTCCATCCAAACCATTTACCTATAATTCCACTTAATACTCGGCTACCTAAAATACCAATCAATAAACCGCTCATTACAATACCAATAGCACGTCCACGACCTTTATCATCTGATAATTGAGCAACCATAGGCACAAATAATTGTGGTATAGCCGATGAAAAACCAATAAAAAAACTACTTATAATTAACAGATACAAGGTATTTGACAAGGATGCCGCAATTAATGATACTATCATTAAAGCAAAATCAAACTGTAATATTTTTTTGTTAGAAACCTTATCTCCTAGTGGAACGATAAACAACAAGCCAAAAGCATACCCCAATTGTGTTGCTAAAGGCACATTACTTATGGCAGATTCACTTACACCAAACTCAACAACCATTTGATGCAGAAGTGGTTGGTTGTAATAGAGGTTTGCTACAACAAGTCCAGCAGATATACTCATTAAATATAATACTGAATTTGATAAATTTTTACTCATATTTTAATATCTTAATTATGCTTTTAAATAAAGCTCCAAAGGTATTAAACTCTAAAAATTTACAAGTAATGAAAGGCTTAATTAATTTATCTAATTTTAATTTCCTTTATTTTTAAATTAAGGAATCTTCTTGAATTCGAATCATGTATTCGGTTATTTCTTCCGCACTTTTGGTTAATCCGTTGTCCCAAAACTTCTTTTGTTTACTGCAACCAATTATGGATAAAGAAAAAAATAATATCAGTAGTCTGTTCATTTGGTTTTAATTATACCCAACGGTTTTTGTGTATGATTATTGACGTGTTTAAGTAACTAATTTAGTAAATAAAAACAGAATAGAACATCTGCAAGGAATTTTGTAAGTGAGCTAAACCTATTAGTAATACAGATATTAATAACTGTATTTATTTCATAAGATCTAAAGCTTTAAGAGTGATTTCTTTTCTTAATTTTGGAAATAATTCTTTATTCGTATTTTCATTAGGTTCAATATTAATAGCAAAAAAATACGTGTTATTTTTCGATTTACGATACCCTACAAACCAACCATTATAATTTCCATTTCTAACTGATAAACCTGTTTTTCCATATAATCTATATCTTTCGTTTTCTTCAATAAAAGATATTCTTTTTAGGATTTCTTCAGTTCTTTTAGAAATTTTTAACTCTGAATTAACAAAACGTATTAAAAAATCTATCTGTTGAAATTGATTAATTCTTGACTCTCCTTCCAACCAAAAGATATCTAAATTTTTAGAGGTAACATTCATATCTCCAAATTGTAATTTTTTAAGATATTTATTCATTCTTTTTTCTCCAATTTTATTAGCAATTTCTTGATAACAAGGAACACAAGAATATTGAAAAGCATTTCTTAATATTAAATCTTGTTCCCACATTTTATAAGCTCTATTTTCTCCATTCCATTTGAACAATGTACTATCATTTTCTACAACTTTAGTTTCTAAAGCAATTATAGAATTCGGAATTTTAAATGTAGATGCGGGTAATCGTCCAGTTTTAGCCCAATCAAAGTTATTAGAGTAAAATAAATCTTTATGTAGATCATAAATTAAAATAGATCCATTTACATTACTTGAACTAATAATTGATTGAAACTCAGGTTTAAGTATTTCTTTTGTTTTAGCTTTTTCATTACAAGAAACTAAAATGATTACTAC
Proteins encoded in this region:
- the blaOXA gene encoding class D beta-lactamase, translated to MKIIILKIFLVVIILVSCNEKAKTKEILKPEFQSIISSSNVNGSILIYDLHKDLFYSNNFDWAKTGRLPASTFKIPNSIIALETKVVENDSTLFKWNGENRAYKMWEQDLILRNAFQYSCVPCYQEIANKIGEKRMNKYLKKLQFGDMNVTSKNLDIFWLEGESRINQFQQIDFLIRFVNSELKISKRTEEILKRISFIEENERYRLYGKTGLSVRNGNYNGWFVGYRKSKNNTYFFAINIEPNENTNKELFPKLRKEITLKALDLMK
- a CDS encoding ABC transporter permease; protein product: MRLLNLFKIATKAIILNKTRTLLTMLGIIIGVASVITMLAIGEGSKESIRTTISAMGSNMITIKAGADTRGGVRQAASVMESLTLSDYEAIKNQSTLLSYSTPMVNGGGQVINGSNNWPSTIYGVNPDYLKIKVVDLQSGSMFTDTEVKTASKVAIIGQTVVENVFPDGKEPVGQMIRFNNIPFKVIGVLEEKGENTFGQDQDDVVIAPYTTVQKRILAIDHLNQIMASSISEEDAPSAVIEVSEILRTQHKLTATEDDDFSVRSMEELISTFSSTSEMLTLLLVAVASISLLIGGIGIMNIMYVSVKERTKEIGLRMAVGAKGADILMQFLIEAILISITGGVLGVLLGLASTVFIEKFLNWPTSVALYSIIISFAVCAVTGIFFGWYPARKASALDPITALRYE
- a CDS encoding patatin-like phospholipase family protein, with amino-acid sequence MLKNYSDQLSKLNVNIPINLVLSGGGIKCAAHLALIEKIEELGLQINAISGSSGGALVASLYASGISTQEILEIFKRTSLFKFSFFSITKAGLFDTFLFKTIIENKIKDKFSDLEIPIYITASNMQNGKVRYFSKGKLLKPLLASCAIPGIFTPIIINKTLYSDGGILDNFPIKPFLKSGLPIVGSYVAEPATKTPLQLNSTFKVIAHATYLKAHAAESFKFAATKMTVSFPLSEYSGLDNKDSEKIYTICKLYLDGV
- a CDS encoding MFS transporter, giving the protein MSKNLSNSVLYLMSISAGLVVANLYYNQPLLHQMVVEFGVSESAISNVPLATQLGYAFGLLFIVPLGDKVSNKKILQFDFALMIVSLIAASLSNTLYLLIISSFFIGFSSAIPQLFVPMVAQLSDDKGRGRAIGIVMSGLLIGILGSRVLSGIIGKWFGWRFMFSAATVLMVLLFILLQYKLPKIKPNYKGSYGSLLKSIGHYFKTEPSLRLAALRGALGFAGLSVFWTTFVFLMEDHFGYDSDIAGAFGVFGIVGALGATVVGKMNDKYDRKSMIIFSTILLMVSWLIFLFSGYSLIGLAVGVIIVDLGLQILHITNQVTIFSKNPEARNRVNTVYMVGFFIGGAFGTFLGAYAWENHGWQGVSILGLLITVSILIAQFVFEPKHQA
- a CDS encoding ABC transporter ATP-binding protein; this encodes MSKEIIKIEDLKRQFTMGTETVHALRGISFDIKEGEFVTIMGSSGSGKSTMLNILGCLDQPTSGIYEIDGVKVKDLSRNELATIRNEKIGFIFQSYNLLARTSAIENVELPLLYNSNVSTEERRERAIKALKMVGLGERMDHTPSQLSGGQQQRVAIARSLVNNPVMILADEATGNLDTRTSYEIMSLFQELNKQGITITFVTHEPDIATFSNRTIVLKDGHVIKDYQNDNIQSAANELAKLPKQDD
- a CDS encoding TolC family protein, producing MKLYILVASLLFVQFSFAQEVSTNSATKVWSLQDCIDYALENNITVKDAVLNKNIAEIDYNQAKSSRLPNLFGNASQSFSNGNTIDPITSSYVTDQIHSTNVGINTSMTLFQGNQITNQIAQNKILFNQSVFEAEVAENNIVLNILETYLQTLYSKESIVTAENNLLASETEVLRAKSRLDAGNIALSDYTEAQSQAATNKYNVIAAKNNYQQYIIALKQLLELSPIQDIEIETIDENMDLVNIELNKADVYEKALGILPEIQSSNLTIEANKKQLDIAKGGFLPTLALSGSLGSGYTSINDNNFSDQFDVNFNQKLGLSLTIPIFNRNQTKSAVQTATINIEKAEIQKLSTEKEVYRKVETAYQNALSAQEQVIAAEASKVAAEQSYKLSQKKYELGALSTSDLVISQNTFTNAQQNYLQSKYLNILYHQLLQFYQGNDIKL
- a CDS encoding efflux RND transporter periplasmic adaptor subunit encodes the protein MKKNKNIIIISIAVIVLAIVGYSFINSDDAIVIEAKTVLAKKENVTTMVTATGTIEPITQVEVGTQVSGVVEKIYVDYNSVVKEGQLIAELDKTNLNASKTQAQAAYDNAVSQRNYMKTIFDRQESLYNNQVISKADFDDAQYNYQTAKGTVTQRYSDLQQARTNLGYANIYSPIDGVVLSRAIDEGQTVAASLSTPTLFTIAQDLKEMQVEADVDEADIGQVKNGQRVEFTVDAYIGETFKGVVTQVRLDPTVTSNVVTYTVVIKADNPDLKLKPGLTATISIFTLELNNVLTAEAKAINFKPEAAILSTYNAQHQLAENNSNISTDDTTLWVLENNGAITSKTVTLGASDGVNVQLLSGVSEGDKLVYNLKEISKSEVKKGGTSESPFMPQRPGGKKK